A single window of Archangium gephyra DNA harbors:
- a CDS encoding trehalase family glycosidase, translating to MAGTQRLRGPTWVAGLIVALSMVASAAPQEARREEAPRGYGDVRAYISRNWDVLTRSLETCEVLVDPKVPERSVLYLPRDLPEPASVQQLRQKCPQVRIQRLPSLITGPGQTDVQAIDPPGLLFLEHPYVVPGGMFNEMYGWDSYFILRGLLRDGRRELAQGMVRNFFFELQHYGGVLNANRTYYLTRSQPPFLTSMVLAVHDSLGEAEKRAWLTEALPYLVRDYEMWVKGEHLAGDTGLSRYFDFGEGPVPELDTHARYYRDVVGYFVSHPEAGQPYLREVDPDKREATGTSPVFTLQVCERDVGTTSCTAMKSFVLTQDYYKGDRSMRESGFDVSFHQGPFNASTHHYAPVDLNSLLYKTETDLERITTLLGRPAEARGWKERAARRRELVNRYLWDAQRGMYFDYDFVAGKRSTYEYATTFYPLWAGLASPEQARAVAGKLSRFEQPGGVAMSRQETLTQWDYPYGWAPIQLLTIEGLRRYGQGPEADRLSRKFLDTVAENFRRDGTIREKYNLVTRSSEVKISAGYVENVVGFGWTNGVFLELQHGLQQQEPARRVGRKPPPPRREQRPSQAP from the coding sequence ATGGCAGGCACTCAACGGTTGCGCGGGCCCACGTGGGTCGCGGGGCTCATCGTCGCGCTCTCGATGGTGGCGAGCGCGGCGCCCCAGGAGGCCCGACGTGAGGAGGCCCCGCGTGGATACGGGGATGTCCGCGCGTATATCTCGCGCAACTGGGACGTGCTGACCCGCTCCCTGGAGACGTGCGAGGTGCTGGTGGATCCCAAGGTCCCGGAGCGCTCCGTGCTCTACCTGCCCAGGGATCTGCCCGAGCCCGCCTCGGTCCAGCAACTGCGCCAGAAATGTCCCCAGGTGCGGATCCAGCGTCTGCCCTCGCTCATCACCGGGCCCGGCCAGACGGACGTGCAGGCGATCGATCCCCCGGGACTGCTCTTCCTGGAGCATCCGTATGTCGTGCCCGGCGGCATGTTCAACGAGATGTATGGCTGGGACAGCTACTTCATCCTCCGCGGGCTGCTGCGCGATGGGCGGCGGGAGCTGGCCCAGGGCATGGTGCGCAACTTCTTCTTCGAGCTCCAGCACTACGGGGGCGTGCTCAACGCCAACCGCACCTACTACCTCACCCGTTCCCAGCCGCCCTTCCTCACCTCGATGGTGCTGGCGGTCCACGACTCGCTCGGAGAGGCGGAGAAGCGTGCGTGGTTGACCGAGGCCCTGCCCTACCTGGTCCGCGACTACGAGATGTGGGTGAAGGGAGAGCACCTGGCCGGGGACACGGGGCTGTCGCGCTACTTCGATTTCGGCGAGGGGCCCGTGCCCGAGCTCGACACGCACGCCCGCTACTACCGCGATGTCGTGGGGTACTTCGTGAGCCACCCCGAGGCCGGCCAGCCCTATCTGCGCGAGGTGGATCCGGACAAGCGGGAGGCGACCGGAACGAGCCCCGTGTTCACCCTGCAGGTGTGTGAGCGGGACGTCGGGACGACGAGTTGCACGGCCATGAAGTCCTTCGTGCTCACGCAGGACTACTACAAGGGAGATCGCAGCATGCGCGAGTCGGGCTTCGACGTCTCCTTCCACCAAGGGCCCTTCAACGCGAGCACGCACCACTATGCGCCGGTGGACCTCAACAGCCTGCTGTACAAGACGGAGACGGACCTGGAGCGCATCACCACGTTGCTGGGCCGCCCCGCTGAAGCACGGGGATGGAAGGAGCGCGCCGCCCGGCGCCGGGAGCTGGTGAACCGGTACCTGTGGGACGCCCAGCGGGGCATGTACTTCGACTACGACTTCGTGGCCGGCAAGCGCTCGACCTACGAGTACGCGACGACCTTCTATCCACTCTGGGCGGGGCTGGCGTCTCCCGAGCAGGCGCGAGCCGTGGCGGGCAAGCTCTCCCGCTTCGAGCAGCCTGGCGGCGTGGCGATGAGCCGCCAGGAGACGCTCACCCAGTGGGATTACCCCTATGGATGGGCTCCCATCCAGCTCCTCACCATCGAGGGGCTCCGCCGCTACGGGCAGGGCCCGGAGGCTGACCGGCTCTCCCGGAAGTTCCTCGACACGGTCGCCGAGAACTTCCGCCGCGATGGGACCATCCGCGAGAAGTACAACCTGGTGACGCGCTCCTCCGAGGTGAAGATCTCCGCTGGCTATGTGGAGAACGTCGTCGGCTTCGGGTGGACCAACGGCGTCTTCCTGGAGCTGCAGCACGGGCTCCAACAGCAGGAGCCCGCGCGCCGCGTGGGACGCAAGCCGCCCCCCCCGCGGCGGGAGCAGCGGCCGTCCCAGGCGCCCTGA